The following coding sequences are from one Candidatus Nitrohelix vancouverensis window:
- a CDS encoding cytochrome c, protein MKKVLVVVMITLFTWVMAGSAYAATKCPQPRKTKSAPGGDAGKDMTAKANKANGEKLYQKSAKPMACMQCHGKNGDGNGKLGAGLKPKPRNFTCAETMKDISPGQMYWIIKNGSPGTPMIKQMLKDNEIWDVIKYIQEDFMK, encoded by the coding sequence ATGAAAAAAGTTCTGGTTGTGGTAATGATTACTTTGTTTACTTGGGTTATGGCCGGTAGCGCGTATGCGGCTACTAAATGCCCCCAACCGCGTAAGACGAAATCTGCGCCGGGCGGTGATGCTGGTAAAGATATGACGGCTAAAGCGAATAAGGCTAACGGCGAAAAGCTGTATCAGAAATCTGCTAAGCCGATGGCTTGTATGCAATGTCATGGTAAAAATGGCGACGGTAATGGCAAATTGGGCGCAGGCTTGAAGCCGAAACCTCGTAACTTTACCTGTGCGGAAACGATGAAAGATATTTCCCCTGGCCAAATGTACTGGATCATCAAAAACGGTTCTCCTGGAACCCCGATGATCAAGCAGATGCTGAAAGATAACGAAATCTGGGATGTTATTAAATACATTCAAGAAGATTTCATGAAATAA
- a CDS encoding phosphate/phosphite/phosphonate ABC transporter substrate-binding protein: MKIRQQILMIALLVWTAIAGWADGLGAKESRGSADNPVRMMFVPSGDSQVILKGGEEIARLLHASTGLHFKTSVATSYAAVVEAMGAGQVDIGWLASFSYVMAREKFDVDLLLIVMRFGSPFYRGQIMVRSDRGIRQLSDLKGKTFAYGDPASTSGHLYPKALLRSKGLDPDTLFGKTLFAGSHNAVILSLLKGQVDAGAAYDDARAAVAKNFPEVFKDIQILAYTSDIPNDTVSARKGLDPKIKQSIKDGLMQLSKTPEGGKVLKQIYGISGLADLDALFDPVRDARKYMGLEFDAAGNP; this comes from the coding sequence ATGAAGATTCGTCAGCAAATTTTGATGATCGCCCTGCTCGTCTGGACGGCAATTGCAGGCTGGGCGGATGGCCTTGGCGCCAAAGAAAGTCGCGGTTCGGCGGACAATCCCGTGCGCATGATGTTTGTGCCTTCCGGCGACAGTCAGGTGATTTTGAAAGGCGGCGAAGAAATAGCGCGTCTGCTTCATGCTTCGACGGGGCTTCATTTTAAAACCTCCGTCGCGACCAGTTACGCTGCGGTGGTGGAGGCGATGGGGGCGGGTCAGGTGGACATCGGCTGGCTGGCCAGCTTCAGTTATGTCATGGCCAGGGAAAAATTCGACGTGGACTTACTGCTCATTGTGATGCGCTTTGGCAGCCCCTTCTATCGCGGTCAGATCATGGTGCGTAGCGACCGGGGCATCCGCCAGCTATCCGACCTGAAAGGCAAGACCTTTGCCTATGGAGACCCAGCCTCGACCTCGGGGCATTTGTACCCCAAGGCTCTGCTCCGGTCAAAAGGTCTGGACCCGGACACCTTGTTTGGCAAAACCCTGTTTGCCGGATCGCACAACGCGGTGATCCTGTCTCTGCTCAAAGGTCAGGTCGATGCCGGGGCGGCTTACGATGATGCGCGCGCGGCGGTGGCAAAAAATTTCCCGGAAGTTTTCAAAGATATTCAAATATTAGCTTATACGAGCGATATTCCCAACGACACGGTTTCTGCGCGTAAAGGATTGGACCCCAAAATCAAGCAAAGCATCAAGGATGGCCTGATGCAATTATCGAAAACGCCTGAAGGCGGAAAAGTTTTGAAGCAGATCTATGGCATCAGTGGTCTGGCCGATCTGGATGCCTTGTTTGATCCGGTGCGCGACGCCAGAAAGTATATGGGCCTGGAGTTCGACGCGGCGGGGAATCCCTGA